GCGTTTGTGCGTTCAGTGCCAACGATGCGTGCATCGCCAGTGCAGGAACGCCCGCCGTGTTGTTGCGAACCGAAGACGGAGGCACCAGTTGGAAGGAAACCTATCGTGCCGAATCCGATGCGGCATTCTTCGACGCGATGCAGTTTTGGGATGCGGATCGCGGGCTGGCTGTCAGCGACCCCGTCGATGGACGGCTGTTGGTCGTCGAAACGAACGATGGCGGTCGGTCCTGGAAAAAGTTGTCAACCGAACTCCCGCTCGCTCGGCCAGGCGAAGCCGCGTTCGCAGCCAGCAACTCTTCGTTGTTGGTCGGTGAGGATGGCCGACTGTGGTTTGGAACTGGAGGTGCCGAGTCCGACACCAGCCGACTGTACACTCGCTCGGGTTGGGACCAGCCTTGGCATGCCGTTTCAGTTCCCATGCCAAGCTCACAAGCCTCCGGCATCTTCGCCATTTGCCAAGGTCCAGCCATTGCCGGTGTTACGACTGCGACGCCGTTGTTCTGCGTGGGCGGTGACTACCGAGCCACGGAAACATCCGCGGTCACAGCTTGCATCAGCCTGGACGACGGAAGGACTTGGCAGCATGTCACCGTTCAACCGGAGTCATTCCGAAGCGATGTCATGGAGATCCCCGAAGGCAGCCCGCTGGCCCGATTCCTGATCACGGTCGGACCGTCAGGGACCGATCTTTCCAACGATGGAATGAACTGGACTCCTTTCTCAGCCATCGGGTTCCACTGTTTATCCGCCGGCAAAACCAAAGTTTTCGCATGCGGCTCCGACGGCCGGTTCGC
The sequence above is a segment of the Rhodopirellula bahusiensis genome. Coding sequences within it:
- a CDS encoding sialidase family protein → MTTTLAPISFGEDSPAPYWRLSETGTNVSLRGLSAVDDDVIWASGAAATVIRSLDGGETWKPCGPDGYGDLEFRCVCAFSANDACIASAGTPAVLLRTEDGGTSWKETYRAESDAAFFDAMQFWDADRGLAVSDPVDGRLLVVETNDGGRSWKKLSTELPLARPGEAAFAASNSSLLVGEDGRLWFGTGGAESDTSRLYTRSGWDQPWHAVSVPMPSSQASGIFAICQGPAIAGVTTATPLFCVGGDYRATETSAVTACISLDDGRTWQHVTVQPESFRSDVMEIPEGSPLARFLITVGPSGTDLSNDGMNWTPFSAIGFHCLSAGKTKVFACGSDGRFARLE